One Kribbella sp. NBC_00662 genomic region harbors:
- a CDS encoding VOC family protein: MDGTGIRLSSPTINCPDAAALGQFYAQITGGKVVYTDPVWATVDGPGGRIDFQSDPTHVPPTWPDPTVPIQFHLDFYVEDLAAAAELVLAAGATQYEHQPNADHCLVFADPAGHPFCLSTWDLLEK; the protein is encoded by the coding sequence ATGGATGGCACCGGGATCCGGCTGAGTTCGCCGACGATCAACTGTCCGGACGCGGCGGCGCTCGGACAGTTCTACGCCCAGATCACCGGCGGGAAGGTGGTCTACACCGACCCGGTCTGGGCGACCGTCGACGGGCCGGGCGGGCGGATCGACTTTCAGAGCGACCCGACACATGTGCCGCCGACCTGGCCGGATCCCACGGTGCCGATCCAGTTCCACCTGGATTTCTACGTCGAGGACCTCGCGGCCGCCGCCGAGTTGGTGCTCGCGGCGGGTGCGACGCAGTACGAACATCAGCCGAACGCCGATCACTGTCTGGTGTTCGCGGACCCGGCCGGGCATCCGTTCTGCCTGTCGACGTGGGATTTGCTCGAGAAGTAG
- a CDS encoding adenylate kinase: MTTVLLMGPPGAGKGTHAGHLADHLGVPVISTGDLFRRNIADDTELGRTAKRYLDAGEYVPDEVTNEMVRDRLAAADAAAGFVLDGYPRTLTQAGVLDDILDEQGRELDAALVLQVAVDSLVHRLLRRAEIEHRSDDTEEVIRRRFEVYHEQTAPLIHFYANRGIHHEVDASADIDTVRTRVWQVAVELKPAA, translated from the coding sequence GTGACCACTGTCTTGCTGATGGGGCCGCCGGGGGCGGGTAAAGGGACGCACGCGGGTCACCTGGCCGACCATCTCGGGGTGCCGGTCATCTCCACCGGTGATCTGTTCCGCCGCAACATCGCGGACGACACCGAGCTCGGGCGGACGGCCAAGCGCTACCTCGACGCGGGCGAGTACGTGCCCGACGAGGTGACCAACGAAATGGTTCGCGACCGGCTCGCCGCGGCCGACGCCGCTGCGGGCTTCGTCCTGGACGGCTACCCGCGCACCCTCACCCAGGCCGGCGTACTGGACGACATCCTCGACGAGCAAGGGCGTGAGCTCGACGCGGCCCTGGTCCTCCAGGTCGCCGTCGACTCGCTGGTCCACCGCCTCCTCCGCCGCGCCGAGATCGAGCACCGCTCCGACGACACCGAAGAGGTCATCCGCCGCCGCTTCGAGGTCTACCACGAGCAAACCGCGCCGCTGATCCACTTCTACGCCAACCGCGGCATCCACCACGAGGTAGACGCCTCCGCCGACATAGACACCGTCCGCACCCGCGTCTGGCAGGTAGCAGTAGAACTAAAACCAGCCGCCTGA